In Candidatus Kuenenbacteria bacterium, one genomic interval encodes:
- a CDS encoding GtrA family protein, whose protein sequence is MLSRIRRLLFYYTVSLATFAGNVFGAWLLMEYFQVQQIPAITAGFILQTVTAFFVNRRWTFEKQTKISRGLTTTLAIQVVALLIAILGTEGGMNILGLNFISSRIISGLIAGLWGYTMDSYLTFGLAPFT, encoded by the coding sequence ATGCTATCAAGGATTCGGCGTTTATTATTTTATTATACTGTTTCCCTGGCCACTTTCGCCGGAAATGTTTTTGGTGCCTGGCTTTTGATGGAATATTTTCAAGTACAGCAGATACCGGCCATAACGGCCGGGTTCATTTTACAAACCGTGACTGCTTTTTTTGTAAACAGGCGCTGGACATTTGAAAAGCAAACAAAAATTTCACGGGGGCTAACCACGACCTTGGCCATACAGGTGGTGGCGCTTTTGATTGCTATTTTGGGAACAGAGGGGGGAATGAATATACTGGGGCTTAATTTTATCAGCTCGCGAATTATCTCTGGGTTGATTGCCGGATTGTGGGGCTACACCATGGATTCTTATTTGACTTTCG
- a CDS encoding CPBP family intramembrane metalloprotease, translating into MALKFNFIPRNYYLLVLATILTIVVILECRGGLFYKKFNIRTDNFFSVAGPYIIFTIAAGTILIFFAQIINNKTVELNYWLWFWGWSLPIGAVQEFLYRGYLMVQLEKICQSPLKIILINASLFALMHIIYQPLIVVLPITFLGGVGFAWLYRKFPNLILVSMSHGFLNFMALWLGFF; encoded by the coding sequence TTGGCCTTGAAATTTAATTTCATCCCCAGAAATTATTATCTACTTGTGTTGGCGACAATATTGACGATCGTGGTGATATTAGAGTGCCGAGGCGGTTTATTTTATAAAAAATTCAACATACGGACTGATAATTTTTTCTCTGTTGCCGGTCCATATATTATTTTTACGATCGCAGCTGGCACAATATTAATCTTTTTTGCCCAAATTATAAATAATAAAACGGTCGAACTTAATTATTGGTTATGGTTTTGGGGCTGGTCGCTGCCCATTGGTGCGGTTCAGGAATTTTTATATCGAGGATATTTAATGGTACAACTGGAAAAAATCTGTCAATCACCACTGAAAATTATTCTCATCAATGCTTCGCTTTTTGCCTTGATGCATATTATTTACCAGCCGTTAATAGTCGTCTTGCCCATAACTTTTTTGGGCGGAGTTGGTTTTGCTTGGTTGTACAGAAAATTTCCCAATTTAATATTAGTTTCCATGAGCCATGGGTTTTTAAATTTTATGGCACTTTGGTTGGGATTTTTTTAA